One region of Cinclus cinclus chromosome 1, bCinCin1.1, whole genome shotgun sequence genomic DNA includes:
- the BAG1 gene encoding BAG family molecular chaperone regulator 1, with translation MAAPGAPVTVTVTYSNEKHSIQVASQQEDGEPTLQDMAVLIEQVTGVPVPFQKLIYKGKSLKELEQPLSALGVKNGCKVMLIGKRNSPEEEAELKKLKDLEKSVEQIANKLEEVNKEFTSIQKGFLAKDLQAEALKQLDKRIKGTAEQFMKTLEQIDAINLPENFSDCKLKKKGLVKRVQVFLAQCDTIEGNIGQEMDKLQSKNLALAE, from the exons GTAATGAAAAGCATAGTATTCAAGTTGCTTCTCAACAAGAAGATGGTGAACCTACACTACAAGATATGGCTGTACTTATTGAACAAGTCACTGGAGTCCCAGTTCCTTTTCAGAAACTGATATACAAAG GAAAGTCTCTGAAAGAATTGGAACAACCATTATCAGCACTTGGTGTTAAAAATGGTTGCAAAGTCATGTTGATTGGGAAAAGG AATAGTCCAGAAGAAGAGGCTGAATTAAAGAAGTTAAAAGATTTGGAGAAGTCAGTGGAGCAAATAGCTAATAAGTTAGAGGAAGTTAATAAAGAGTTCACAAGTATCCAGAAG GGATTTTTAGCAAAGGATCTCCAAGCAGAAGCACTAAAACAGCTGGACAAGAGGATAAAAGGAACTGCAGAGCAGTTCATGAAGACCCTTGAACAGATTGATGCCATT AATCTGCCAGAGAATTTCAGTGACtgtaaactgaaaaagaagggGTTGGTGAAGAGGGTCCAG GTTTTTCTTGCCCAGTGTGATACCATTGAAGGGAATATTGGTCAAGAAATGGACAAGCTACAGTCAAAGAATTTGGCTCTGGCAGAATGA